From the Choloepus didactylus isolate mChoDid1 chromosome 20, mChoDid1.pri, whole genome shotgun sequence genome, one window contains:
- the RAD51AP2 gene encoding RAD51-associated protein 2, which translates to MAALGRPASSFPPAEGPGCEPPRRKRLRLEDRGAVRAAGWRLPVVPRLSEVEKVWELPPRPFEALLVQTSSIFDKRADACVGKSVGGRQMSSRGCPESGFEFAGRRCRQAVPSRGSASGLRVPESSWERGRRGGEGSKELHGASSQAEAARPPPHTAVRDVPGLQNQDGKPDSVQGRRSRQKDNGYIKEAENPFVDVTFYKETKATLPEIENRCKADSVMSSNKRENNIAATVLKIPKYQNQSSLEIAKSSYFRDSGTISIPELPTDLNSKMSSVYLKEIAKKKNDKNEAYVRDFTNIYCSQNRPDVKKQKLQNDKKNVDAESILSECCESNRQSLSNQNTHKRKNALICFSYSNHSSIKCDVRVSEEIFTLLENANGEAETCLDSYIPMRLEKSQSWDCNSRHILKTNSASYWIMNNYQTKCENLKKTGEKLNLLQLLEIDLLGKEGFHNLKAMNTHGEQSKPLMIGTLDSQKTLIKIVWLNGEENDNMLQLQYAMQKKLYLSNIFESFITEIFNFLENISENKNYNTILTWCEILTCRKQTGVQNLISRNMNVNEKNEAFSIYLQTSVSEPLTITLKNNLAFLLHNLDPLTRIEADCTLEEEYILKWRVYLNYPKNILVRNHTAYLVRISTFSSIFEENMKPMLKKRKLLKPERAFEGCEKETTNSFCMAAKNTHFPIFDTYEKIPLMDFDDMHEISLTKEFSYKNENCLEQVMNVENLAHFSPIIVKNDANSYPQFAQNNQGYINEKFFQVNMYKQDLDTERKQDHSKISSLNSKWICEDFFNVKQQAILASHDTTRGRETDTTTKAQMLNFRNPLSEIKEEKQDLILKEEINITTQSLSNSCQVLKHIKIEKEEKDGFSSVDSVFSVQSVSLMSKTLTVEDAIQRNQTFVNQNNIADRKEFESILQESELANSKHFYPKNDSAECVNHHLETDLSAGSNDCFQDLTAKCLPTEALTIVKDFEMKSKFDLVLEELRMFHEISADKESLSTVATNNGQENYFGDSNDVELLKKEAQKDLKMGTGNKKCGSSLLCDIRAGPNMQKSHQSSFKWKTVPNKGEQSGPCEHCWPRASEEELPSSSPGEDCEKSLPHRPVLFSDEHKEEKFICLLKGGSNFSHGISRVHPLKTCSRPIRIGLSRKAKLKQLHPYLK; encoded by the exons ATGGCCGCGCTCGGGCGACCTGCCTCCTCTTTCCCGCCTGCCGAGGGCCCTGGTTGTGAACCGCCCCGGCGCAAGCGGCTCCGCCTGGAGGATCGTGGCGCGGTCCGGGCGGCAGGGTGGCGGCTGCCTGTGGTGCCCCGCTTGTCTGAGGTGGAGAAAGTCTGGGAGTTGCCGCCCAGACCCTTCGAGGCGCTCCTGGTTCAAACGAGCTCGATTTTCGATAAGCGCGCAGACGCCTGTGTGGGGAAGTCAGTCGGTGGGCGGCAGATGAGCAGCCGGGGGTGCCCGGAGAGCGGGTTTGAGTTTGCAGGGAGGCGCTGTCGGCAGGCTGTGCCCTCACGGGGTTCCGCATCTGGGCTGAGGGTTCCAGAAAGCTCCTGGGAACGCGGGCGGCGCGGCGGGGAGGGCTCCAAGGAGCTCCATGGCGCCAGCTCGCAAGCAGAGGCTGCTCGCCCTCCGCCCCACACCGCCGTCCGCGATGTGCCCGGGCTTCAAAACCAAGACGGAAAACCCGATTCCGTCCAAGGCAGACGCAGTCGTCAGAAAGACAACGGTTACATAAAAGAGGCAGAAAATCCATTTGTAGATGTTACCTTTTACAAGGAGACTAAAGCAACACTTCCTGAAATTGAGAACAGATGTAAAGCTGACAGTGTTATGTCAtccaataaaagagaaaataacattgCGGCTACTGTCctaaaaataccaaaatatcaAAATCAGTCCAGCTTGGAAATTGCCAAATCCAGCTATTTTAGAGATAGCGGCACAATAAGTATCCCTGAGCTTCCAACTgatttaaatagcaaaatgtccTCTGTCTATttaaaggaaatagcaaagaaaaagaatgacaaaaatgAGGCATATGTTAGGGATTTCACAAACATTTACTGTTCCCAAAATAGACCTGATGTTAAGAAGCAAAAGTTacagaatgataaaaaaaatgtggatgCAGAAAGTATACTTTCTGAATGTTGTGAAAGTAACCGCCAGTCACTCAGCAACCAAAATACTCACAAGAGGAAAAACGCCTTGATCTGCTTCAGCTACTCTAATCACAGTAGTATCAAGTGTGATGTAAGagtctctgaagaaattttcaCTCTACTAGAAAATGCAAATGGAGAAGCAGAAACATGCCTGGACAGTTACATACCTATGAGGTTGGAAAAATCTCAAAGCTGGGACTGTAACAGTAgacatattttgaaaacaaacagTGCCAGTTACTGGATTATGAATAATTACCAGACAAAAtgtgaaaatctgaaaaaaactggagaaaaattGAATTTGCTACAATTATTAGAAATAGACCTTTTAGGCAAGGAAGgttttcataatttaaaagcCATGAATACACATGGAGAACAATCAAAGCCTCTCATGATAGGAACATTGGATAGCcaaaaaacattaataaaaattgtTTGGTTAAATGGTGAAGAAAATGATAATATGCTACAGCTACAATATGCTATGcaaaaaaagttatatttaagcaacatttttgaaagtttcattacagaaatttttaatttccttgaaaatatttcagaaaataaaaattataatactaTTTTAACTTGGTGTGAAATTTTGACATGCAGAAAGCAAACTGGGGTTCAGAATTTAATAAGCAGGAATATGAATGTCAATGAAAAGAATGAAGCATTTAGCATATATTTGCAAACTAGTGTCTCAGAACCTCTTACTATCACACTGAAAAACAACCTAGCTTTTTTGCTCCATAACTTGGACCCTTTAACAAGAATTGAAGCTGATTGTACATTAGAAGAGGAATACATTCTCAAATGGAGAGTTTATTTGAATTATCCAAAAAATATCCTAGTACGAAATCATACTGCATATCTAGTAAGGATTTCAACTTTTTCAAGTATATTCGAAGAAAATATGAAGCCTatgttaaagaaaagaaagctattaAAACCTGAACGTGCTTTTGAAGGCTGTGAGAAAGAAACCACCAATTCATTCTGTATGGCTgctaaaaatacacattttccaATTTTTGATACTTATGAAAAAATTCCTCTAATGGATTTTGATGACATGCATGAAATTTCTTTGACAAAAGAATTTAGTTACAAGAATGAGAACTGTCTTGAACAAGTCATGAATGTGGAAAATTTGGCTCATTTTAGTCCTATTATTGTTAAAAATGATGCTAATTCTTATCCTCAGTTTGCACAGAACAACCAAGGATATATTAATGAAAAGTTTTTTCAAGTAAATATGTACAAACAAGAtttagatactgaaagaaaacaggaCCATAGTAAGATTAGTAGCTTGAATTCTAAGTGGATTTGTGAAGATTTCTTCAATGTTAAGCAACAGGCCATCCTGGCAAGCCATGACACAACACGTGGTAGAGAAACTGATACCACAACTAAAGCCCAGATGCTAAATTTCAGGAACCCACTAAGTGAAATCAAAGAAGAGAAACAGGACTTAATTTTGAAGGAGGAAATAAACATCACAACACAAAGTTTAAGTAATAGTTGCCAAGTTCTTAAACATATTAAgatagaaaaggaagagaaagatggCTTTTCTTCAGTGGATAGTGTGTTTTCTGTTCAATCAGTTTCATTAATGAGTAAGACTTTAACTGTGGAAGATGCCATACAGAGAAACCaaacatttgttaatcaaaataACATAGCTGACAGAAAGGAATTTGAGAGTATTTTGCAAGAAAGTGAGTTAGCTAATTCAAAGCATTTTTATCCAAAGAATGACTCTGCAGAATGTGTTAATCATCATCTTGAAACTGATTTGAGTGCAGGGAGCAATGACTGTTTTCAGGACTTAACTGCTAAGTGTTTACCAACAGAAGCTCTGACAATAGTAAAAGATTTTGAAATGAAGAGTAAATTTGATTTAGTGCTTGAAGAACTTCGTATGTTTCATGAAATTAGTGCAGACAAAGAAAGTCTAAGCACTGTGGCAACAAACAATGGGCAAGAAAATTACTTTGGAGACAGTAATGATGTTGAGCTGTTAAAAAAGGAGGCACAAAAAGACTTGAAAATGGGTACGGGAAACAAAAAATGTGGGTCTTCTTTGCTCTGTGATATTAGAGCAGGTCCCAACATGCAGAAAAGCCACCAAAGTTCCTTCAAGTGGAAAACGGTGCCCAATAAGGGAGAACAGTCAGGGCCCTGTGAACACTGCTGGCCACGAGCATCAGAGGAAGAATTACCCTCTTCCTCTCCCGGGGAAG ATTGTGAGAAATCCTTACCTCACAgacctgttttattttctgatgaacataaggaagagaaatttatttgtttactgaaGGGAG GTAGTAATTTTTCACATGGAATTTCAAGAGTACATCCTCTTAAGACATGCAGTCGACCAATCAGGATTGGTTTGTCAAGAAAAGCTAAGCTTAAACAGCTTCATCCCTACCTGAAATAA
- the LOC119516276 gene encoding overexpressed in colon carcinoma 1 protein-like, translated as MVCGNSTTTSMCAGRRPAGAAKDVMEESVTEDDKKRNYGGIYVGLPREAVNMVSSQTKTI; from the coding sequence ATGGTCTGTGGGAactccaccaccaccagcatGTGCGCTGGTCGAAGACCTGCAGGAGCAGCTAAAGATGTAATGGAAGAATCAGTAACAGAAGATGACAAGAAGAGAAACTATGGAGGGATATATGTTGGCCTACCACGTGAAGCTGTCAATATGGTGAGCAGCCAAACAAAGactatatga